In a single window of the Cryomorphaceae bacterium genome:
- a CDS encoding PorT family protein, with amino-acid sequence MMKRILSICALLMSATLVQSQDQESGFQPAPPQDVRPIRLGFVATPAMTWLTAENRELDSKGVRGGFSFGVMMDFTIAQSANYAFSTGLMYNTLDGGRLRHGDVVPLRGGSPGEFEAVTRDVSLSMQYVQIPMTLKLKTNEIGYMSYFGQLGMQAGLNIGSRENGEFEYFDNPQRVIIERENANDQTQLFNAGLLVGIGAEYNVTGNTYLVFGVNYYRGFSNVLKGNVVQVNEDGRPLINEDGLPLSGGKRRAVLSNIALNLAVIF; translated from the coding sequence ATGATGAAGAGAATACTTTCAATTTGTGCACTTTTGATGTCGGCAACGCTTGTGCAATCGCAGGATCAGGAGTCTGGATTTCAGCCCGCTCCGCCGCAAGATGTTCGCCCCATTCGTTTGGGTTTTGTGGCTACTCCGGCCATGACATGGCTCACCGCCGAAAATCGTGAACTCGACTCGAAGGGTGTTCGCGGAGGGTTTTCTTTTGGTGTGATGATGGACTTTACCATTGCCCAGTCAGCTAACTACGCGTTTTCAACTGGTTTGATGTATAACACGTTGGATGGCGGTAGATTGCGTCACGGAGATGTTGTGCCGCTGCGTGGCGGAAGTCCCGGAGAGTTTGAAGCTGTAACCAGGGATGTATCTCTCAGCATGCAATATGTTCAGATACCCATGACGCTGAAGCTAAAAACCAATGAGATAGGCTACATGAGCTATTTTGGCCAGCTCGGAATGCAGGCCGGTCTGAATATTGGCTCACGTGAAAATGGGGAATTCGAATACTTTGATAACCCTCAGCGCGTAATTATTGAGCGGGAAAACGCGAATGATCAAACCCAGTTGTTTAACGCAGGTCTTCTTGTGGGTATTGGAGCAGAGTACAATGTTACGGGCAATACCTATCTCGTTTTTGGGGTGAATTATTACCGCGGCTTTTCCAACGTGTTAAAGGGTAACGTGGTGCAGGTAAATGAGGATGGTCGCCCTCTGATTAACGAAGATGGGCTTCCATTGAGCGGAGGAAAGCGACGAGCAGTGTTGAGCAATATCGCCCTGAATCTCGCTGTTATTTTTTAG
- the gldC gene encoding gliding motility protein GldC: MPKSSEIKFAVHLDENMVPEKIDWSAEDGDVQSACKSVLIALWDEKEKNTLRIDLWDKEMTVDEMKHFFHQNLMTMADTFERATGEKEMSQDMRDFSIYFADKMGLIDKSEQ, from the coding sequence ATGCCAAAATCCTCTGAAATAAAATTTGCCGTGCACCTGGACGAAAACATGGTGCCCGAAAAGATAGACTGGTCTGCCGAAGACGGCGACGTGCAAAGCGCCTGCAAATCGGTATTGATTGCCCTGTGGGACGAGAAAGAAAAAAACACACTTCGCATTGACCTTTGGGACAAAGAGATGACGGTAGATGAAATGAAGCATTTCTTTCACCAGAACCTCATGACCATGGCCGATACTTTTGAGCGCGCCACCGGCGAAAAGGAAATGAGCCAGGACATGCGCGATTTCAGCATCTACTTTGCCGACAAGATGGGGCTGATTGACAAAAGCGAACAGTAG
- the tsaE gene encoding tRNA (adenosine(37)-N6)-threonylcarbamoyltransferase complex ATPase subunit type 1 TsaE encodes MERTFRAPDVDSLTEVVAFLSGELKAGDVVCFIGEMGAGKTTLIGKLLRSWGITAPVDSPTFALVNEFVRGDGVPLYHFDFYRLNNVTEALQIGLEDYLGTNAICLMEWPQMVMDWLPEERWVVRIQEQNGEREIKVERSRSEAY; translated from the coding sequence ATGGAGCGTACATTCAGGGCACCCGATGTGGACAGCCTGACCGAAGTAGTGGCGTTTCTTTCCGGCGAATTGAAAGCTGGAGATGTAGTTTGCTTCATCGGCGAAATGGGGGCCGGTAAAACCACGCTGATTGGCAAACTGCTGCGGAGCTGGGGCATTACCGCACCGGTTGACAGCCCGACTTTTGCCCTTGTCAATGAATTTGTTCGGGGTGATGGCGTGCCCTTGTACCATTTTGATTTTTATCGCCTGAACAATGTTACCGAAGCCCTGCAAATCGGTTTGGAGGATTACCTGGGCACCAATGCTATTTGCTTGATGGAGTGGCCGCAAATGGTAATGGACTGGCTGCCCGAAGAGCGATGGGTTGTACGCATTCAGGAGCAAAACGGCGAACGCGAAATCAAGGTGGAACGCTCCCGCAGCGAAGCATACTGA
- a CDS encoding PglZ domain-containing protein gives MSSTILWADDEIELLKPHILFLEEKGYKVITVTSGNDALDAVEQNDLDIVFLDENMPGLSGLETLTQIKAKFPSLPIIMITKSEEESIMEDAIGSKISDYLIKPVNPKQILLTLKKNLDEKRLQNEKATVNYQQEFRQIGMRLNDRLDVEEWKELYKKIVYWDLELAKGDQGMEEVLQMQKKEANRAFARFVSDHYESWVNAKGDDAPVMAHNVFRRKIAPEISDEPMFLIVIDNLRYDQYLVLKPVLNRMFRVESESIYFSILPTATQYARNAFFAGMMPLEIQQKFPKYWLNDEDEGGKNQFESELLQEQLRSLGKNIRYSYNKITNLNAGKKLSDQLSNLENNQLNVIVYNFVDMLSHARTDMEVIRELADDEAAYRSLTLSWFEHSPLLDMMRQISDRGHRMMLTTDHGTMHVDSPVRVVGDRNTSTNLRYKQGKNLSYDAGDVFEVTDPHRYKLPKTNVSSRYVFCRENDFFVYPNNQNYYVNYYRNTFQHGGVSLEEMMIPLASFRKRT, from the coding sequence ATGAGCAGTACCATTCTTTGGGCCGACGATGAAATTGAACTTCTTAAACCCCACATTCTCTTTCTGGAGGAAAAGGGATACAAAGTGATTACCGTAACCAGCGGAAACGACGCCCTGGACGCCGTAGAGCAAAACGACCTGGATATTGTTTTTCTGGATGAAAACATGCCGGGTTTGTCGGGACTGGAAACCCTCACCCAAATTAAGGCCAAGTTTCCTTCTCTGCCCATTATCATGATAACCAAGAGCGAGGAGGAGTCAATCATGGAAGATGCTATCGGTTCAAAGATCTCCGATTACCTTATCAAGCCGGTCAATCCCAAGCAGATACTGCTCACCCTAAAGAAGAACCTGGACGAAAAGCGCCTGCAAAACGAAAAGGCTACCGTAAATTACCAGCAGGAATTCAGGCAGATAGGGATGCGTCTCAACGACCGTCTCGATGTGGAAGAGTGGAAAGAACTGTACAAGAAAATTGTGTATTGGGACTTAGAGTTGGCCAAAGGCGATCAGGGCATGGAAGAAGTGCTGCAAATGCAGAAGAAAGAGGCCAATCGTGCTTTTGCCCGCTTTGTGAGCGACCATTACGAGTCGTGGGTGAATGCCAAAGGCGACGATGCTCCGGTGATGGCCCACAATGTTTTTCGCAGGAAAATTGCCCCTGAAATTTCGGATGAGCCCATGTTTCTCATCGTGATTGATAACCTTCGTTACGATCAGTACCTGGTGTTAAAGCCGGTGTTGAACAGGATGTTCAGGGTTGAAAGTGAAAGCATTTACTTCAGTATCCTGCCCACCGCTACCCAATACGCACGCAATGCCTTTTTTGCCGGAATGATGCCCCTCGAGATTCAGCAAAAATTCCCGAAATATTGGTTGAATGACGAAGACGAAGGGGGTAAAAATCAGTTTGAGTCAGAATTACTTCAGGAACAGCTCAGAAGCCTCGGGAAGAATATTCGCTACAGCTACAACAAGATTACCAATCTGAACGCGGGTAAAAAACTGAGCGATCAACTCAGTAACCTCGAAAACAATCAGCTCAATGTGATTGTGTACAATTTTGTAGACATGCTCTCGCACGCCCGCACCGATATGGAAGTGATTCGCGAGCTTGCCGATGACGAGGCTGCCTATCGCTCGCTCACACTGAGCTGGTTTGAGCACTCACCTTTGCTCGATATGATGCGCCAGATTTCGGACCGCGGCCACCGCATGATGCTCACCACCGACCATGGCACCATGCACGTGGATAGCCCGGTGCGTGTGGTGGGCGACCGAAATACATCCACCAACCTGCGCTACAAACAGGGCAAGAACCTGAGCTATGATGCCGGAGATGTGTTTGAGGTTACTGATCCTCACAGGTATAAGCTTCCCAAAACCAATGTTAGTTCTCGCTATGTATTTTGCAGGGAAAACGATTTCTTTGTGTACCCCAACAATCAGAATTACTACGTGAACTACTACCGCAATACCTTCCAGCACGGCGGCGTATCGTTGGAGGAAATGATGATTCCGCTGGCTTCATTCAGAAAAAGAACCTAG
- a CDS encoding HD domain-containing protein yields the protein MAYSAPSNKRKILNDPVYGFITIPNELIADLIEHPWFQRLRRIKQLGLSHLVYPGALHTRFHHAIGAMHLMQQAIDVLRNKGHEITSDEEQGALIAILLHDIGHAPFSHTLEHTIVRDINHESLSLIFMHALNKQFGGKLGTAIRIFTHDYPKRFLSQLISGQLDMDRLDYLRRDSFYSGVSEGVVSSQRIIKMLNIANDTLVVEEKGIYSIEKFIVARRLMYWQVYLHKTVIAAEFMLVKIMERARELAHGGHELFCSPNLRTFLYRFHPRQAFEQTEILEAYAGLDDYDIMGAIKVWTAYSDKVLSELCKRLIDRRLFKIEIQKAPIDPDYHRNILDKTSVRIGLTPEETHYFVVQDQISNLAYAKTDERIMILNKKGEVKDIAAASDTLNISMLSEAVTKHFICYPKDIYLSE from the coding sequence TTGGCTTACTCAGCACCGTCAAATAAACGGAAAATATTGAACGACCCCGTTTATGGTTTTATTACCATCCCCAACGAACTAATTGCGGATTTAATTGAACACCCGTGGTTTCAGCGGCTGCGTCGCATCAAGCAACTGGGGCTGTCGCACCTTGTTTATCCCGGTGCATTGCACACTCGTTTTCACCACGCAATAGGAGCTATGCACCTGATGCAGCAAGCCATTGACGTGCTTCGCAACAAAGGCCACGAAATCACTTCCGACGAAGAACAAGGTGCCCTCATTGCCATTCTTTTGCACGACATCGGCCACGCGCCTTTTTCACATACTTTAGAACATACCATTGTTCGCGACATCAATCACGAGAGTTTGTCGCTCATTTTTATGCATGCCCTCAACAAACAGTTTGGCGGCAAGCTCGGCACCGCCATTCGCATATTTACCCACGACTATCCCAAGAGGTTCCTTTCGCAGCTCATTTCGGGGCAACTCGATATGGACCGGCTGGACTACCTGCGGCGCGACAGCTTTTACAGCGGTGTGAGCGAGGGTGTTGTGAGCAGCCAGCGCATCATCAAAATGCTCAACATTGCCAACGACACGCTCGTTGTAGAGGAAAAAGGCATCTACAGCATTGAGAAGTTTATCGTAGCTCGCAGGCTGATGTACTGGCAAGTATATCTGCACAAAACGGTGATTGCCGCCGAGTTTATGCTGGTGAAAATCATGGAGCGCGCGCGCGAACTGGCTCACGGAGGGCATGAGCTTTTCTGCTCACCCAACCTTAGAACCTTTTTATACCGGTTTCACCCACGCCAAGCCTTTGAGCAAACCGAAATACTTGAGGCCTACGCCGGGCTGGACGATTACGACATTATGGGCGCCATCAAGGTTTGGACCGCCTACAGCGACAAAGTGCTGAGCGAGCTTTGCAAGCGTCTTATTGACCGTCGCCTCTTTAAAATTGAGATACAGAAAGCGCCGATTGACCCGGATTACCATCGCAACATACTCGATAAAACATCGGTGCGCATCGGCCTCACACCCGAAGAAACCCACTACTTTGTAGTGCAGGATCAGATTAGCAACCTGGCCTACGCCAAAACCGACGAGCGAATCATGATTCTCAACAAAAAAGGTGAGGTGAAAGACATAGCGGCAGCCTCCGACACACTCAACATTTCAATGCTGTCTGAAGCGGTTACCAAACACTTCATTTGCTACCCCAAAGACATTTATTTGTCTGAATAA